In Campylobacter sp. VBCF_01 NA2, one DNA window encodes the following:
- a CDS encoding MFS transporter, whose protein sequence is MKNKFVYILAFSHLCCDINQGALVAILPFLIASYHYDYATAASLVMVSNIVGSLIQPVFGSLADKKNTPYIIPLGLILAGGGIALSGVAPSFAVLCAVVMITGIGVAMFHPQAARAINKCSNSHNKAQNIGIFSFGGILGFSLGPLFMTAIISAFGLKGTLIFIIPQICVSIVYRFFYAEFKRLGEITPKTATNTQTSGVDDWGGFYKLMALICGRSIIFHGFNTFLALYFIYEFDQSKAYANILLSAYIGVSAIFTLLGGRFADKFGFTKMIKISFLCLLPIMIMFATAQNLGFAVVLLAPLGIFLALSYSPIIALGQGYLPNRVGLASGVTFGLTVSIGGIFAPILGLIADKFGLSYVFYTLCGVCVLPLIMAFFLPNLEKRQSL, encoded by the coding sequence ATGAAAAACAAATTTGTCTATATTCTGGCATTTTCGCATTTGTGCTGTGATATAAACCAAGGCGCACTCGTAGCGATTTTGCCGTTTTTAATCGCCAGCTATCACTACGATTACGCAACTGCTGCAAGCCTAGTCATGGTCTCAAATATCGTGGGCTCGCTAATCCAGCCCGTTTTTGGCTCGCTCGCTGATAAGAAAAACACCCCTTACATTATCCCGCTAGGTCTTATTTTAGCAGGTGGCGGTATCGCGCTAAGTGGCGTTGCGCCCTCGTTTGCCGTGCTTTGTGCGGTCGTGATGATTACAGGAATTGGCGTGGCGATGTTTCACCCACAAGCCGCAAGAGCCATAAACAAATGTTCAAATTCGCACAACAAAGCCCAAAATATCGGCATTTTCTCATTTGGTGGGATTTTGGGATTTTCTTTGGGTCCGCTTTTCATGACAGCGATTATTAGCGCGTTTGGGCTAAAAGGGACACTGATTTTCATAATTCCGCAAATTTGCGTTAGTATTGTGTATAGATTTTTTTACGCCGAATTTAAAAGACTTGGCGAAATTACACCCAAAACAGCCACAAACACCCAAACTAGCGGCGTCGATGACTGGGGCGGATTTTATAAACTTATGGCGTTAATCTGTGGGCGTTCTATCATTTTTCACGGATTTAATACATTTTTGGCACTTTATTTTATCTACGAATTTGACCAAAGCAAGGCTTACGCAAACATACTATTAAGCGCATATATCGGCGTGAGCGCGATTTTTACCCTTCTTGGTGGCAGGTTTGCCGATAAATTCGGCTTTACAAAGATGATAAAAATCTCATTTCTCTGCCTTTTGCCGATTATGATCATGTTTGCAACCGCGCAAAATTTGGGCTTTGCCGTGGTTTTATTAGCACCGCTTGGCATTTTTCTAGCTCTTTCTTATAGCCCGATTATCGCGCTTGGGCAGGGCTATTTGCCAAACCGCGTTGGGCTTGCTTCTGGCGTTACATTTGGGCTGACTGTCAGCATTGGCGGGATTTTTGCGCCGATTTTGGGCTTAATAGCCGATAAATTTGGACTTAGTTATGTTTTTTACACGCTTTGCGGGGTTTGCGTTTTGCCACTAATCATGGCGTTTTTCTTGCCAAATTTAGAAAAAAGGCAAAGCTTATGA
- a CDS encoding methylated-DNA--[protein]-cysteine S-methyltransferase, translated as MKYFWRYSSPLGEIFMQSDGANLTALKFGKFSDFGAEFREQNLQIFRDTCAWLDIYFSGNLPNFTPKISLIGSDFQLEIWQILMQIPFGTTTTYGDIAHEISLKRQIPKMSARAVGRAVGANPIAIIIPCHRVIGSGGKLTGYAYGVDKKRFLLNLESLAFGVKTL; from the coding sequence ATGAAATATTTTTGGCGTTATAGCTCACCGCTTGGCGAGATTTTTATGCAAAGCGACGGAGCAAATTTAACAGCGCTTAAATTTGGCAAATTTAGCGATTTTGGCGCAGAATTTAGGGAGCAAAATTTGCAAATTTTTAGGGATACCTGCGCTTGGTTGGATATTTATTTTAGTGGAAATTTGCCAAATTTCACACCTAAAATTTCACTAATTGGTAGCGATTTTCAGCTTGAAATTTGGCAAATTTTAATGCAAATTCCTTTTGGGACTACTACGACTTACGGCGATATTGCGCACGAAATCTCACTAAAAAGACAAATTCCAAAAATGTCCGCCAGAGCCGTTGGCAGGGCAGTGGGAGCAAATCCTATCGCGATAATTATCCCTTGCCACCGAGTTATCGGCAGTGGCGGCAAACTCACAGGCTACGCATACGGAGTGGATAAAAAACGCTTTCTTTTAAATTTAGAAAGTCTCGCCTTTGGCGTGAAAACGCTGTAA
- a CDS encoding nitroreductase family protein: protein MELLEAMQRRQSVRKFSDKMPSPEQIKAVLEAGFLAPALFTTKDAHISVITDKDLLRDLDAAASKKFSKMLESMGMTNTLYGAPVYVLISGRLADEVPAGFEFLHPENIHRNVYWTMGSLMQNMQLRATELGLSSCLINTVVVTLFDEPELAKRAGIPKGYSPLCSIVLGLSDFEFKKREPKNEHYQLNFI from the coding sequence ATGGAACTTTTAGAAGCAATGCAAAGACGCCAAAGTGTGCGAAAATTTAGCGATAAAATGCCAAGCCCTGAGCAAATCAAGGCTGTTTTGGAGGCTGGGTTTTTAGCCCCTGCGCTTTTTACGACCAAAGACGCACACATTAGCGTCATCACAGACAAAGATTTGCTCCGCGATTTAGACGCGGCTGCGAGTAAAAAATTTAGCAAAATGCTAGAAAGCATGGGTATGACAAACACGCTTTACGGCGCACCTGTGTATGTTTTAATCTCTGGGAGATTGGCAGATGAGGTCCCGGCTGGATTTGAGTTTTTGCACCCAGAAAATATCCACAGAAATGTCTATTGGACAATGGGCTCACTTATGCAAAACATGCAACTTCGCGCCACCGAGCTTGGGCTTAGCTCGTGCCTGATAAACACCGTCGTGGTTACGCTTTTTGACGAGCCAGAACTCGCCAAAAGAGCGGGTATTCCTAAGGGATACTCGCCACTTTGTTCTATAGTGCTTGGGCTTAGCGACTTCGAATTTAAAAAAAGAGAGCCTAAAAATGAGCATTATCAATTAAATTTTATATGA
- a CDS encoding 4Fe-4S binding protein encodes MAKKNLYLVYFSPSGSTEKIVKMIGEEIANSGEFEIKKINLLRKENREKIHNFTKDDLVIFGCMSTGKLFTLSDEMFACLKAQNTPFIGVVTYSNAYYGIAIKEMSERALNSGFSVVSLGAFIARYSMLKGLADNRPDKSDKQIIKNFAKASYEKFLRGDLSVHDELKTGWGDWEMGKQVVAYREEHPEVAYALPPEYKAKEFTAECIECKTCVKNCPTGAINIENKAFDLEKCISCYSCVNRCPKGAIKPIAAKEMVDIITSFVADSQRRQEPTLFF; translated from the coding sequence ATGGCGAAGAAAAATTTGTATTTGGTATATTTTAGTCCGAGTGGTTCGACTGAGAAAATCGTCAAAATGATAGGGGAAGAGATCGCAAATTCGGGCGAATTTGAAATCAAAAAAATCAATCTTTTGCGCAAAGAAAACCGCGAAAAAATACACAATTTCACCAAAGATGATTTGGTGATTTTTGGCTGTATGAGCACAGGCAAGCTTTTCACACTTTCAGATGAGATGTTTGCTTGCTTAAAGGCGCAAAATACGCCATTTATCGGGGTTGTAACTTATAGCAATGCGTATTATGGCATAGCTATAAAGGAAATGAGCGAACGCGCCCTAAACAGCGGGTTTAGCGTGGTCTCACTGGGTGCTTTCATCGCTAGATACTCCATGCTAAAAGGGCTAGCCGACAACCGCCCAGATAAAAGCGACAAGCAAATCATTAAAAATTTCGCCAAAGCCTCTTACGAAAAATTTTTGCGTGGCGATTTGAGCGTGCATGATGAGCTAAAAACTGGCTGGGGAGACTGGGAAATGGGCAAACAGGTCGTGGCTTACCGCGAAGAGCACCCAGAAGTGGCATACGCGCTACCGCCAGAGTATAAAGCCAAAGAATTTACCGCTGAGTGCATAGAGTGTAAAACCTGCGTGAAAAACTGCCCCACAGGCGCAATCAATATCGAAAATAAGGCGTTTGATTTAGAAAAGTGCATTTCGTGTTATAGTTGCGTCAATCGCTGTCCAAAGGGCGCGATTAAGCCAATCGCCGCCAAAGAAATGGTAGATATCATCACTTCGTTTGTGGCTGATTCACAACGAAGACAAGAGCCGACGCTGTTTTTTTAA
- a CDS encoding MarR family winged helix-turn-helix transcriptional regulator has translation MSDKYDMLLLENQICFPTYAVANKILRRYQPLLKKINLTYTQYIVMMVLWEKKQINEKVLVKALFLQANTLSNLLKNLKSKGFVDIEKDPSDKRNIIISLTKEGEALREKALKVPQTLANEHWLSDEEFATFKKLLLKLLRGEWEGCK, from the coding sequence ATGAGCGATAAATACGATATGTTGCTGCTAGAAAATCAAATTTGCTTCCCGACTTACGCTGTGGCAAATAAAATTTTAAGGCGTTATCAACCTTTGCTTAAAAAGATAAATTTAACCTATACGCAATACATCGTAATGATGGTTTTGTGGGAAAAAAAGCAAATAAATGAAAAAGTTTTGGTTAAGGCTTTGTTTTTGCAGGCAAACACGCTATCAAATTTGCTTAAAAATCTCAAATCCAAAGGCTTCGTCGATATCGAAAAAGACCCCAGCGATAAGCGAAATATCATAATCTCGCTCACCAAAGAGGGTGAAGCTTTGCGCGAAAAGGCGCTAAAAGTCCCGCAAACTTTGGCGAACGAGCACTGGCTAAGCGACGAAGAGTTTGCGACATTTAAAAAACTGCTTTTAAAACTGCTTCGTGGCGAGTGGGAAGGGTGCAAATAG
- a CDS encoding cyclophilin-like fold protein: protein MKKLIFLCLSIIFAFGGEMRVKFSCENAEAVAVLGNTSAAKSFYENLPLELNLKDYAGREKIADLPVRLNFAGDPSSDGKVGDLGYFSPWGNLVLYYKPQPYYEGVINLGKFESGFDEIIKCERVLIQKAD, encoded by the coding sequence ATGAAAAAACTGATTTTTTTGTGTTTGAGTATAATTTTTGCATTTGGAGGCGAGATGAGAGTAAAATTTAGCTGTGAAAACGCCGAAGCTGTGGCGGTTTTGGGGAATACTAGCGCGGCAAAGAGTTTTTATGAAAATTTGCCATTAGAGTTAAATTTGAAAGATTACGCTGGGCGAGAAAAAATCGCGGATTTGCCTGTGCGATTAAATTTTGCCGGCGATCCCAGCTCGGACGGCAAAGTCGGCGATCTTGGCTATTTCTCGCCGTGGGGAAATTTGGTGCTTTACTACAAACCTCAGCCATACTACGAAGGCGTCATAAATCTCGGTAAATTCGAAAGCGGATTTGATGAAATCATAAAATGTGAGAGAGTTTTAATCCAAAAAGCGGATTAA
- a CDS encoding flavodoxin family protein, translating into MKKVIIINASPRKNFNTAEILKSSEKGAQSVGAKTEFINLGDVDFKGCISCFACKRKSKSLGGLCAVKDEGRAVLEKIINADALIIGSPIYDFYPTGMFRNLLERMLFASGSYMLDENGRYELNLKKKSRLG; encoded by the coding sequence ATGAAAAAAGTTATCATCATAAACGCAAGTCCAAGGAAAAATTTCAACACGGCTGAAATTTTAAAATCTAGCGAAAAGGGCGCACAAAGCGTGGGCGCAAAGACTGAGTTTATAAATTTAGGCGATGTGGATTTTAAGGGCTGTATAAGTTGTTTTGCCTGTAAAAGAAAGAGCAAAAGTCTAGGCGGACTTTGCGCCGTAAAAGACGAAGGAAGGGCGGTTTTAGAAAAAATAATTAACGCTGATGCCCTAATAATCGGCTCTCCGATTTATGATTTTTATCCGACAGGCATGTTTAGAAACCTTTTGGAGCGTATGCTTTTTGCCAGTGGGTCGTATATGCTAGATGAAAACGGACGCTATGAGCTAAATTTAAAGAAAAAATCCCGGTTGGGTTAA
- a CDS encoding flavodoxin, with amino-acid sequence MKKFMPIFALLAIFIFGGAIYNITGSKKRNIIENTATASVSNENENLEKLKILDEKSKQILSDTQKNSTNLDKNFVLIKGGNFIMGSEKSENWRSDDEMAHEVGVSDFYIGTHEITQGEYERITGVNPSENKGVNLPVENVSWLDALIFANLKSLSEGLNPAYEITPDSVIWDMGANGYRLPSEAEWEFAARAGTSTPFSSEIPPSGKEANFYSNYPYEIEENYFDNSKLKAKPTSPRYRTIEVGSFSPNGFGLFDIHGNVNEWCWDFYGAYESGDALNPTGASVGTRHVYRGGGWNDFGKNLRSAYRAAAQSNYKNHNLGIRLARNAKNSPNLGKIEAKNESFIQSKHEKILIVFFSWGGNTRGIAREIRKITGADIFEIRLETPYSDDYNTCLMQAGSDQHKQKRPKIDAQIKNFEQYDTILLGYPNWWASIPMPIATLLESYDFNGKMIIPFASHGGGRMGASVTAIAKLAPNSPIGNALSVHYSGGATLGDDIKAWLNANGILLK; translated from the coding sequence ATGAAAAAATTTATGCCTATTTTCGCGCTTTTGGCGATTTTTATTTTTGGCGGGGCGATTTATAATATTACTGGCTCAAAAAAGAGAAATATCATCGAAAACACCGCCACAGCGAGCGTTTCAAACGAAAATGAAAATTTAGAAAAACTAAAAATCTTAGATGAAAAATCAAAGCAAATTTTAAGCGATACGCAGAAAAATTCCACAAATTTAGATAAAAATTTCGTTTTGATTAAAGGCGGAAATTTCATCATGGGAAGCGAGAAAAGCGAAAACTGGCGAAGCGATGACGAGATGGCACATGAAGTGGGCGTGAGTGATTTTTATATCGGCACTCACGAAATCACGCAGGGCGAATACGAACGCATCACAGGCGTTAATCCAAGCGAAAACAAAGGTGTTAATTTGCCTGTAGAAAATGTTTCGTGGCTAGATGCGCTAATATTTGCCAACCTAAAAAGCCTTAGCGAAGGGCTAAATCCAGCTTACGAAATCACGCCGGATTCGGTTATTTGGGACATGGGCGCAAATGGATACCGTCTGCCAAGCGAAGCCGAGTGGGAATTTGCAGCCAGAGCTGGGACTTCGACGCCGTTTAGCTCAGAGATCCCGCCAAGCGGAAAAGAGGCGAATTTTTACTCAAACTACCCTTATGAAATCGAAGAAAATTATTTTGACAATAGCAAACTAAAAGCAAAACCCACAAGCCCACGCTATCGCACGATAGAAGTGGGTAGCTTTTCGCCAAACGGCTTTGGTCTTTTTGACATACACGGAAATGTAAATGAGTGGTGCTGGGATTTTTACGGCGCTTACGAGAGCGGGGACGCGCTAAATCCCACAGGCGCGAGTGTCGGCACAAGGCATGTTTATAGGGGTGGCGGCTGGAACGACTTTGGCAAAAATTTACGCAGTGCTTACAGGGCGGCAGCTCAGTCAAATTATAAAAATCACAATCTTGGAATTCGCCTTGCAAGAAATGCCAAAAATTCGCCAAATTTAGGCAAAATCGAAGCCAAAAACGAAAGTTTTATTCAAAGCAAACACGAAAAAATCCTAATCGTATTTTTCTCGTGGGGCGGAAATACGCGTGGCATAGCCAGAGAAATTCGCAAAATCACGGGCGCAGACATCTTTGAAATTCGCCTAGAAACGCCGTATTCTGATGATTACAATACTTGTTTAATGCAGGCTGGGAGTGACCAACATAAACAAAAACGCCCAAAAATAGATGCACAAATCAAAAATTTCGAGCAGTATGATACGATACTACTAGGCTATCCAAACTGGTGGGCAAGTATCCCAATGCCCATTGCAACGCTACTTGAAAGCTATGATTTTAACGGCAAAATGATAATTCCGTTTGCTTCGCATGGTGGGGGCAGAATGGGGGCTAGTGTCACGGCTATTGCCAAGCTTGCGCCAAATTCGCCTATCGGAAATGCGTTATCGGTGCATTATTCGGGTGGTGCGACTCTCGGCGATGACATAAAAGCATGGCTAAATGCTAACGGAATTTTGCTAAAATAA
- a CDS encoding DUF4405 domain-containing protein: MSKKSQKQLTDIFLAFLLILLMSSQSTEQRAHEYIGVFALFVVLIHQILNSWWYKLKILKNSSNLAQNFINFALIISFAISIISGLAMSKYAAAIFSGFMKISFARVLHLCATHWFFVFAGLHIGFHALNLAKKLKPSTFANALIIGSWLISLYGFWLFLDTGMIDYMLAKVQFAFLDFKIPLYQSMLRGAVMLFSWAFIGFLLAKFIKNLKEAK; this comes from the coding sequence ATGAGTAAAAAAAGCCAAAAACAGCTAACCGACATTTTTCTGGCGTTTTTGTTAATTTTGCTTATGAGTTCGCAATCCACAGAGCAAAGAGCGCACGAATATATCGGCGTTTTTGCTCTTTTTGTGGTTTTAATCCACCAAATTTTAAACTCGTGGTGGTATAAGCTCAAAATTTTAAAAAATTCATCAAATTTGGCTCAAAATTTCATAAATTTCGCCCTTATAATTTCTTTTGCAATCTCCATAATATCGGGTTTGGCGATGAGTAAATATGCCGCGGCTATTTTTAGCGGATTTATGAAAATTTCATTTGCCAGAGTGCTTCATTTATGCGCTACGCACTGGTTTTTTGTGTTTGCTGGGCTTCATATCGGTTTTCACGCGCTAAATTTAGCCAAAAAACTAAAACCAAGCACTTTCGCAAATGCCCTAATCATCGGCTCGTGGCTAATTTCGCTTTATGGATTTTGGCTATTTTTGGATACTGGCATGATTGATTACATGCTAGCTAAGGTGCAATTTGCATTTTTGGATTTTAAAATTCCGCTTTACCAAAGTATGCTACGCGGTGCCGTAATGCTCTTTTCGTGGGCGTTTATCGGATTTTTACTAGCAAAATTTATCAAAAATTTAAAGGAAGCAAAATGA
- a CDS encoding aldo/keto reductase, producing the protein MQRREFLKNSAILGSVALLGGALNLNANSLKGEAMKFITLNDGKKMPILGYGVYQIPQNDTQRCVEDAISVGYRSIDTAQAYQNELGVGAAVNSAIKGGIKRDEFFITTKIWVSNATESGVLRSFEASMKKLNLDYLDLLLLHQPYNDIYGAWRAMSRLKNEGRIKSIGVSNFYPDRLVDFAINNEIKPAVNQIELNPFHQRKFDREIAKKYGVAMQSWASFGEGRNDMFNNPILKKIGEKYGKTVAQTILRYLIQLDVIVIPKTTRKERMIENFSVFDFELDANDMQTIAAMDEQTSLFNDFNHLDPKTVEMLNGWKLPD; encoded by the coding sequence ATGCAAAGAAGGGAATTTTTAAAAAATTCTGCGATCTTAGGTAGCGTGGCACTGCTTGGCGGTGCGCTAAATTTAAACGCAAATTCTTTGAAAGGAGAAGCTATGAAATTTATCACTTTAAATGACGGCAAAAAGATGCCTATTTTAGGATACGGCGTGTATCAAATCCCACAAAACGACACCCAAAGGTGCGTTGAAGACGCCATTAGCGTAGGATACCGCTCTATCGATACGGCTCAGGCATATCAAAATGAGCTTGGCGTGGGAGCGGCGGTAAATTCGGCTATTAAAGGCGGGATTAAGCGAGATGAGTTTTTCATCACAACCAAAATTTGGGTTAGCAACGCGACAGAAAGTGGCGTTTTACGCAGTTTTGAAGCTAGTATGAAAAAGTTAAATTTAGATTATCTTGATTTGCTTTTGCTCCACCAGCCATATAACGACATTTACGGAGCGTGGCGCGCGATGAGTAGGCTAAAAAACGAAGGACGCATAAAATCAATCGGCGTTAGCAATTTTTATCCCGATCGCTTAGTGGATTTCGCCATAAATAACGAAATCAAACCCGCCGTTAATCAAATCGAGCTAAATCCATTTCATCAGCGTAAATTTGACCGCGAAATCGCCAAAAAATATGGCGTTGCGATGCAAAGCTGGGCGAGTTTTGGCGAGGGTAGAAACGATATGTTTAACAACCCTATCCTTAAAAAAATCGGCGAGAAATACGGTAAAACGGTAGCTCAAACGATTTTGCGCTATCTTATCCAGCTTGATGTTATCGTCATACCAAAAACCACTCGCAAAGAACGCATGATAGAAAATTTCAGCGTTTTTGACTTTGAACTTGACGCAAACGATATGCAAACAATCGCTGCAATGGACGAGCAAACATCGCTATTTAATGATTTCAACCACTTAGACCCAAAAACAGTAGAAATGCTAAACGGCTGGAAACTGCCTGATTAA
- a CDS encoding aldo/keto reductase, whose product MKYTNLGQTDIKISQICLGCMGFGRPNPNFLTWTDADEKTCEKVVARALELGINYFDTANVYTNGDSEIYLGKALRNLGVKREDVVIETKVFFNEGKLSKTAIMREIEGSLKRLNMDYVDVYMIHRFDYDHEIYETMSTLHELVKAGKVRALGASAMYGYQFFNMQLCAERESLTKFSVMQNHYSLIYREDERDLIPVCRQFGTSIAPYSPLAGGHLAHTSWDGYSKRADEDKVLRVKYDEFKESDLKIIARIDEIAKNRGVNMAQIALAWHFAKGVDSPVLGAIKTEHLDDWVKALEISLDESEIKYLEELYVPHKVVGAINKGGPERIERK is encoded by the coding sequence ATGAAATACACAAATTTAGGGCAAACCGACATTAAAATTTCGCAAATTTGCCTTGGTTGTATGGGTTTTGGCAGACCAAATCCAAATTTTCTTACTTGGACTGACGCTGATGAAAAAACCTGCGAAAAGGTCGTCGCAAGGGCATTGGAGCTTGGTATAAATTATTTTGATACTGCAAATGTCTATACCAACGGCGATTCTGAGATTTATCTAGGCAAGGCTTTGCGAAATTTAGGCGTCAAAAGAGAAGATGTCGTCATCGAAACTAAGGTATTTTTCAACGAAGGCAAACTAAGCAAAACGGCAATCATGCGTGAAATCGAAGGCTCACTAAAACGCCTAAATATGGACTATGTCGATGTGTATATGATACATCGCTTCGACTACGACCATGAAATTTATGAAACTATGAGTACTTTGCATGAGTTAGTAAAAGCCGGAAAAGTCCGTGCGCTTGGGGCTAGTGCGATGTATGGCTATCAGTTTTTTAACATGCAACTATGCGCCGAGCGTGAAAGTTTGACCAAATTTAGCGTTATGCAAAACCATTATAGCCTGATTTATAGGGAAGACGAGCGGGATTTGATCCCCGTGTGTAGGCAGTTTGGCACAAGTATCGCGCCGTATAGCCCGCTAGCTGGCGGTCATTTAGCTCACACTTCGTGGGACGGGTATTCAAAACGCGCAGATGAAGACAAGGTTTTGCGCGTAAAATACGATGAATTTAAAGAAAGCGACTTAAAAATCATCGCTAGGATTGATGAAATAGCGAAAAATCGTGGCGTAAATATGGCGCAAATCGCATTAGCTTGGCACTTTGCTAAGGGCGTGGATAGCCCTGTGCTTGGAGCAATCAAAACAGAGCATTTAGACGACTGGGTAAAAGCCCTTGAAATCAGCCTTGATGAGAGTGAGATCAAATACCTTGAAGAGCTGTATGTCCCACACAAAGTGGTAGGAGCTATCAATAAAGGCGGACCGGAACGAATCGAGCGAAAATAA
- a CDS encoding NTP/NDP exchange transporter, whose translation MKFKEKFYSIFEIKHEEFKLLLYSAFFIFSLFCSYALLRPIRDALGIHGGSDELKWLFLGTFVATLVCSFVAMWLSGAIRRKLYTDAIFIFFALNLLGFFVAMRFIDAQSPAFATLCRVFYIWVSVFNLFVISSAWSVLADVFSKETSKSMFGIISAGASLGGIAGASLVSFLREVSTQNFIFLSAFLLLFALILKNLIIKEGLNLLQNESEKANFTQKFSTPLPSKNPLDGFKIIAKSPYLLSFVGFVLLLTSVSTFLYMEQARIVRAVFETREARAAAFANIDLIVQSASFFIQIFLTAKIAKFFGIKWLLALLGFVIALGFIMLNFTHPAFWGIALVMSLRRVGEYALVKPAREMLFVPLDSESKYKVKNFLDTVVYRGGDALSSQVEGIALAKFGVSGVLILGAIISFVWGILGLNLSKKYEKLK comes from the coding sequence ATGAAATTTAAAGAAAAATTTTACTCAATTTTTGAGATAAAGCACGAAGAATTCAAGCTTTTGCTTTACAGCGCGTTTTTTATTTTTTCGCTTTTTTGCTCGTATGCGCTTTTGCGCCCGATTCGCGACGCACTGGGGATTCACGGCGGAAGCGACGAGCTAAAATGGCTATTTTTAGGCACTTTTGTCGCCACGCTTGTTTGTTCGTTTGTGGCTATGTGGCTAAGCGGGGCTATTAGGCGCAAACTCTACACCGACGCCATTTTTATATTTTTTGCCCTAAATTTGCTTGGCTTTTTCGTGGCTATGAGATTTATTGACGCCCAGAGCCCCGCATTTGCCACACTTTGCAGGGTTTTTTACATTTGGGTTAGCGTTTTTAATCTCTTTGTCATAAGCTCGGCTTGGAGCGTCCTAGCAGATGTTTTTAGCAAAGAAACAAGCAAATCAATGTTTGGCATAATCAGCGCAGGAGCTAGTTTGGGTGGGATTGCAGGGGCTAGTTTGGTTAGCTTTTTGCGAGAAGTTTCGACGCAAAATTTCATATTTTTATCGGCATTTTTGCTACTTTTTGCCTTGATTTTAAAAAATTTAATCATAAAAGAGGGGCTAAATTTGCTCCAAAACGAGAGCGAAAAGGCAAATTTCACTCAAAAATTCAGCACTCCACTACCTAGCAAAAACCCGCTTGATGGCTTTAAAATCATCGCTAAATCGCCCTATTTGCTATCTTTTGTAGGCTTTGTTTTGTTGCTAACAAGTGTTAGCACATTTTTATACATGGAACAAGCCAGAATCGTCCGAGCCGTCTTTGAGACGCGCGAAGCCAGAGCCGCAGCCTTTGCAAATATCGATCTCATCGTGCAAAGCGCTAGTTTTTTTATACAAATTTTCTTAACGGCAAAAATCGCTAAATTTTTTGGCATAAAGTGGCTTTTGGCTCTGCTTGGATTTGTGATTGCGCTCGGATTTATTATGCTAAATTTCACGCACCCAGCATTCTGGGGTATCGCGCTTGTGATGAGCCTGCGTAGGGTCGGCGAATACGCCCTTGTAAAACCGGCTCGCGAAATGCTTTTTGTCCCGCTTGATAGCGAGAGCAAATACAAGGTCAAAAACTTCCTTGACACGGTTGTTTATCGCGGCGGAGACGCGCTCTCATCGCAGGTCGAGGGCATAGCACTAGCTAAATTTGGCGTGAGTGGAGTTTTGATTTTAGGCGCAATAATTTCGTTTGTTTGGGGAATTTTGGGTCTGAATTTAAGTAAAAAATATGAGAAATTAAAATAA
- a CDS encoding NAD(P)H-dependent oxidoreductase: MKKIYIIDGSKEFWGSKGELSKLLCETAKQTLESLGKSVEIKKIDNGYEQKVECDKILESDCVIWQIPAWWMGEPWIVKKYIDEVFMEITMKTGGNDGRHRTNPTKDYGKGGKLTDKKYMFSVTWNAPLDAFEDKDEFFGGAGVEAVYMHLHKTMEFVGMTGFPTFMCNDVIKNPQVEKYVSEYKAHLQKIFG, from the coding sequence ATGAAAAAAATCTACATAATAGACGGCTCAAAGGAATTTTGGGGGAGCAAGGGCGAGCTTAGCAAACTTTTGTGCGAGACAGCAAAACAGACGCTTGAAAGCCTAGGCAAAAGCGTAGAAATCAAAAAAATCGACAATGGATATGAGCAAAAAGTCGAGTGCGATAAAATTTTAGAAAGCGATTGTGTGATTTGGCAAATACCTGCGTGGTGGATGGGCGAGCCGTGGATAGTGAAAAAATATATCGATGAAGTATTTATGGAAATCACTATGAAAACAGGCGGAAACGACGGCAGACACCGCACTAATCCTACCAAAGACTACGGTAAGGGCGGCAAACTCACAGATAAAAAGTATATGTTTAGCGTAACATGGAACGCCCCGCTTGACGCGTTTGAGGATAAGGACGAATTTTTCGGCGGAGCGGGTGTGGAGGCTGTGTATATGCACCTGCACAAAACAATGGAATTTGTTGGAATGACGGGCTTTCCTACATTTATGTGCAACGATGTCATAAAAAATCCGCAAGTTGAAAAATATGTGAGCGAGTATAAGGCGCATTTGCAAAAGATTTTTGGGTAA